In one Actinomycetota bacterium genomic region, the following are encoded:
- the coaBC gene encoding bifunctional phosphopantothenoylcysteine decarboxylase/phosphopantothenate--cysteine ligase CoaBC, translating into MLKDKTVILGVAGGIASYKSVELSRVLIERGARVKVVMTSAATKFITPLTFRTITRQSVATDLFEADPSAKIHHISLAEEADIILVAPATANFIAKVANGVADDLLTTTILASDCPKVIAPAMNHKMFLNPLTEINIGRLSSLGFYFVGPSAGELACGISGPGRLAPLADIVNMAEFALTRSSDLSGKRVLVTAGGTREPIDPVRYISNRSSGKMGYEIARELISRGAKVTLVSGASALTPPSEALSIRVITASEMGAVIKEHFSQVDALVMAAAVSDFLPISPSSTKIKKQASPISITLKKAPDILASISKDKGERYVVAFSAETDNLIDNSLDKMKKKGADLIVCNDVSRDDIGFESDDNEVIILDREGNSTKIPRSSKRVIARAIVDSMVEGMSARNRR; encoded by the coding sequence ATGCTGAAAGATAAGACTGTAATACTCGGAGTTGCAGGCGGAATCGCGTCGTATAAATCGGTCGAGCTATCGAGGGTGCTGATTGAGCGCGGAGCAAGGGTAAAGGTCGTTATGACATCCGCTGCGACAAAATTTATCACCCCCCTTACCTTCAGAACGATTACCCGACAATCCGTGGCGACAGATCTCTTCGAAGCTGATCCTTCTGCCAAGATCCACCACATCTCTCTTGCCGAGGAAGCGGATATTATTCTGGTCGCTCCGGCCACGGCCAATTTTATCGCTAAGGTAGCTAACGGTGTGGCCGACGATCTTTTAACCACTACGATTTTGGCTTCAGATTGCCCCAAAGTGATTGCACCGGCTATGAACCACAAGATGTTCTTAAATCCGCTTACCGAAATAAATATAGGTCGCTTAAGTTCATTGGGATTCTATTTTGTAGGACCCAGCGCGGGCGAGCTTGCCTGCGGCATCTCTGGTCCGGGAAGACTAGCACCCCTTGCCGATATCGTCAATATGGCAGAATTTGCTCTTACCCGAAGTAGCGATCTAAGTGGGAAAAGGGTGCTGGTAACCGCAGGTGGCACGCGTGAGCCAATCGATCCGGTAAGATACATCTCCAACAGGTCTTCTGGAAAAATGGGCTATGAAATTGCTCGCGAGTTAATTTCGCGGGGGGCTAAAGTCACCCTGGTCAGCGGGGCTTCCGCCTTGACCCCACCATCGGAGGCTCTCTCTATAAGGGTTATAACCGCCTCCGAGATGGGGGCGGTTATAAAGGAACACTTTTCTCAGGTGGACGCCCTGGTCATGGCGGCCGCCGTCTCAGATTTTCTTCCGATCTCGCCAAGTTCCACCAAGATAAAGAAGCAGGCGTCTCCCATCAGCATAACTCTTAAGAAGGCTCCCGATATACTGGCTTCGATCAGCAAGGATAAGGGGGAGAGATACGTGGTTGCTTTCTCGGCAGAGACGGATAATCTTATCGACAACTCGCTCGATAAAATGAAAAAAAAGGGAGCGGACCTGATCGTCTGTAATGATGTATCCAGAGATGATATAGGTTTTGAGTCCGACGATAATGAGGTCATCATATTGGATAGAGAAGGGAATTCGACAAAGATACCCCGCTCTAGCAAGAGGGTGATCGCGCGGGCGATTGTAGACAGCATGGTCGAAGGCATGTCAGCGAGAAATAGACGATAA
- the rpoZ gene encoding DNA-directed RNA polymerase subunit omega, translating to MLLQPKLDDLLKKVDSKYTLVTLSAKRARNINAILSSDYRQGLEALAPTDEKLKSYKPLDIALKEIDMEKISYRRLKDGIK from the coding sequence GTGCTTTTACAACCAAAGTTAGACGATCTCTTAAAGAAAGTTGATAGCAAATATACGCTGGTTACCTTATCAGCCAAGAGGGCCAGAAATATAAATGCCATCTTAAGTTCGGATTATCGTCAAGGGCTTGAGGCCTTGGCTCCAACGGACGAGAAGCTTAAATCCTACAAACCTCTAGATATCGCACTCAAAGAGATCGATATGGAAAAGATCTCTTATAGGCGCCTAAAAGATGGGATAAAGTAA
- the gmk gene encoding guanylate kinase → MASKREGKIFIISGPSGAGKGTLISEAVKELDDIEVSVSVTTRNIRKGESPGKSYYFVSDEEFDKKIKEDEFLEWAKVHSNRYGTLKKLVRNLLQSGKDLILELDVQGAISVKEKIPNSILIFILPPSDRELKKRLLERDTENQGDVGVRLRTAESELKFQNIYDYKIVNADLSQAKAELIGIINSIRKKD, encoded by the coding sequence TTGGCTAGCAAACGAGAGGGTAAAATATTTATTATCTCCGGTCCTTCTGGAGCGGGTAAGGGAACTCTGATTTCTGAAGCCGTTAAAGAGCTGGATGATATCGAAGTATCGGTATCTGTTACAACAAGAAACATCAGAAAGGGAGAATCTCCCGGCAAAAGTTATTATTTTGTAAGTGATGAAGAGTTTGATAAGAAAATTAAAGAAGATGAGTTCTTAGAGTGGGCGAAAGTTCATTCGAATAGATATGGGACTCTTAAGAAGCTGGTTAGGAATCTTCTCCAGAGCGGCAAGGACTTAATCCTTGAACTTGATGTTCAGGGAGCTATTAGCGTAAAGGAGAAGATTCCTAACTCAATTTTAATCTTCATTCTTCCTCCCTCAGATCGAGAGCTCAAAAAGAGGCTTCTCGAAAGGGACACGGAGAATCAAGGCGACGTAGGGGTCCGCCTAAGGACAGCCGAGTCCGAACTAAAATTCCAAAATATTTACGATTATAAGATAGTAAATGCTGATTTGAGCCAAGCAAAAGCCGAGCTTATTGGCATCATCAATTCGATAAGAAAAAAAGATTAA
- the mihF gene encoding integration host factor, actinobacterial type encodes MALPTLSDADRKAALKKAVETRQKRAELKAKIKKGTVSLKEVLSQSSDPIAGRMKVSDLLESLPGIGKVRSQKIMEQLKISPSRRVAGLGSRQQEQLIKELG; translated from the coding sequence ATGGCATTACCAACACTATCGGATGCTGATAGGAAAGCCGCTTTAAAGAAAGCGGTAGAGACTCGTCAAAAGAGGGCGGAGCTTAAGGCAAAGATAAAAAAAGGAACCGTTTCTTTAAAAGAGGTGCTTAGCCAGTCTTCCGACCCAATAGCTGGAAGAATGAAGGTCTCAGATCTTCTTGAGTCACTCCCCGGAATCGGAAAAGTAAGAAGCCAAAAAATTATGGAGCAACTAAAGATTAGCCCATCAAGAAGGGTAGCGGGTTTGGGCTCCAGGCAACAAGAGCAACTCATCAAGGAACTTGGCTAG
- the pyrE gene encoding orotate phosphoribosyltransferase produces the protein MRKEDLIDQLKDCQALQEGHFELSSGYHSNKYVQCMKILQYPGLAQCIAELMYENLKGIDFDVVISPAVGGIVLGFALAAASNKRFIFTERKDGKMILRRSFSLTHGERVVVVDDVVTKGGSVKEVAELVTAHRGQVVAIASLIDRGDKKAFNQSIPYSYLAQIEVESYPPDECPLCKENIAIYSPGSRRLK, from the coding sequence TTGAGAAAAGAAGATTTGATCGATCAGCTCAAAGATTGTCAGGCGCTTCAAGAAGGTCATTTTGAGCTCTCATCCGGTTACCATAGCAATAAGTACGTCCAATGCATGAAGATCCTTCAATACCCTGGTCTTGCCCAGTGCATAGCCGAGCTGATGTATGAAAATCTAAAGGGGATCGATTTCGATGTTGTGATATCGCCAGCAGTGGGAGGGATCGTGCTCGGCTTCGCCCTTGCGGCGGCTTCGAACAAGCGCTTTATTTTCACAGAAAGAAAAGATGGGAAGATGATCTTAAGACGCAGTTTCTCCTTAACTCATGGCGAAAGAGTTGTCGTTGTCGATGACGTGGTGACGAAGGGTGGGTCAGTAAAGGAAGTGGCTGAATTGGTCACCGCTCACCGTGGCCAGGTAGTTGCCATAGCCTCCCTCATTGATCGCGGTGACAAAAAGGCCTTCAACCAGTCGATCCCCTACAGCTATCTGGCCCAGATAGAGGTTGAGTCGTACCCTCCCGATGAATGCCCTCTTTGCAAAGAGAATATTGCAATTTACTCCCCGGGAAGCAGGAGATTGAAATAA
- the pyrF gene encoding orotidine-5'-phosphate decarboxylase: protein MKGSGLIVALDLPSRDEALSLCDRLEGACDFFKVGLELFISEGPRIINDLRERNLKVFLDLKLHDIPNQVANSCRRIVGLGVDMFTLHTQGGREMMSLAREAALSEADKLGLAPPKILGVTVLTSLSEPDLIELGRTTSLQEEVVTLARLAKESGLSGLVASPFEIYKIKKVVDDEMLIVTPGIRLSGEEKDDQKRSMGPKEAVASGATHLVVGRPIIKADDPLKKAKEILKIMEGAKA from the coding sequence TTGAAAGGATCAGGATTGATAGTGGCTTTAGATCTCCCTTCAAGAGATGAGGCCTTGAGTCTCTGCGACAGGCTTGAAGGGGCTTGCGACTTCTTCAAAGTCGGACTTGAATTATTCATCTCGGAAGGGCCGAGGATTATCAATGACTTGAGGGAGCGCAACCTTAAAGTATTTCTCGATTTGAAATTGCACGATATTCCGAATCAGGTTGCTAATTCCTGCCGGCGGATAGTTGGCTTGGGCGTCGATATGTTTACACTTCACACCCAAGGCGGTCGGGAGATGATGTCGCTTGCCAGGGAGGCCGCATTATCCGAAGCCGACAAACTGGGACTTGCGCCACCCAAAATACTTGGGGTTACCGTTTTGACCAGTTTGAGCGAACCCGATCTCATCGAACTTGGGCGAACAACCAGTCTTCAAGAAGAGGTCGTAACCCTTGCGAGGTTAGCTAAAGAGTCAGGTCTATCCGGCCTGGTCGCTTCACCCTTTGAGATATACAAAATAAAGAAGGTTGTTGACGATGAGATGCTCATAGTCACTCCCGGGATTCGCCTTTCAGGGGAGGAAAAGGACGACCAGAAGAGATCTATGGGGCCAAAAGAAGCGGTTGCAAGTGGGGCTACCCATCTCGTTGTGGGAAGGCCCATAATAAAGGCGGATGATCCACTTAAAAAGGCAAAGGAGATATTGAAGATTATGGAGGGAGCCAAAGCTTGA
- a CDS encoding dihydroorotate dehydrogenase, which produces MGLDSNRKPNLKVNLASIEMKNPVMSASGTFGSGHEYSKLFDISKLGAIVTKAVTLEARGGNPLPRIYETPSGMLNAIGLQNKGVERFIQEDLGFLTEGDLPVIVNVAGDTMDDYVSVAERLSKSGLVRGLEINISCPNVKRGGMAFGHDPKEAATLTSLIRRASDLPLIVKLTPNVGEIEEIARAVEASGADAVSLINTLVGMAIDVDTFKPRLANVTGGLSGPAIRPVAVAMVYRVAKAVKIPIIGMGGITTAQDAIEFFLAGATAVAIGTANFTKPSVTLDIIKGIEEFLEAKGIREVSEIVGQVRA; this is translated from the coding sequence ATGGGATTAGATTCTAACAGAAAGCCAAATTTAAAAGTTAACCTTGCCTCGATAGAGATGAAAAATCCCGTCATGTCCGCTTCTGGAACCTTTGGAAGCGGGCATGAATATTCAAAATTATTTGACATCTCCAAACTCGGAGCGATCGTAACCAAAGCCGTAACCTTGGAGGCCAGAGGGGGAAATCCACTACCTCGTATTTACGAGACGCCGTCTGGCATGCTCAATGCGATCGGGCTTCAGAACAAAGGAGTGGAGCGCTTCATCCAAGAGGATCTCGGTTTTTTGACAGAAGGCGATCTTCCGGTGATAGTCAACGTCGCCGGAGACACGATGGATGACTACGTTTCGGTGGCCGAAAGATTATCCAAGTCCGGTCTGGTAAGGGGACTTGAGATCAACATATCATGCCCAAACGTCAAGAGGGGAGGGATGGCCTTTGGTCACGACCCCAAAGAAGCGGCTACCCTGACCTCGCTCATCAGGAGAGCGAGCGACCTCCCTTTGATTGTGAAGCTGACGCCCAATGTGGGAGAGATTGAGGAGATAGCCAGGGCTGTCGAGGCGAGCGGAGCCGATGCTGTCTCATTGATCAATACCTTGGTCGGGATGGCCATCGATGTCGATACTTTTAAGCCAAGACTTGCCAACGTAACTGGAGGTCTCTCCGGTCCCGCCATAAGACCAGTAGCCGTCGCTATGGTTTATAGAGTTGCCAAGGCTGTAAAAATACCCATAATTGGTATGGGTGGAATAACGACGGCTCAGGATGCCATCGAGTTCTTTTTGGCCGGAGCTACCGCCGTTGCGATAGGGACTGCCAACTTCACAAAGCCGAGTGTGACTCTAGACATAATAAAGGGAATTGAAGAGTTTTTGGAGGCGAAGGGGATAAGGGAGGTATCAGAAATAGTGGGTCAGGTGAGAGCTTGA
- a CDS encoding dihydroorotate dehydrogenase electron transfer subunit, whose amino-acid sequence MIEIEAEIAERHSLFQGIFLIRLNAPQIAEIAKPGQFIHLQCGRGMSHILRRPFSIAGKSADGSIEIIFEVVGRGTAYLAKAPIGEALSVIGPLGNGFDSTKFKLVDIIAGGMGFPPLLFLANELADRGVNFNFFIGARTAGRIEFLAKSHLGRKFNLTEPRVATDDGSLGKRGTVLDLYHQSLNQRNKPEAIFACGPKPMLRSLSKLAEEHIINCFVSMEENMACGIGACLSCTCNETYGDKRVCVEGPVFDSGDIRWD is encoded by the coding sequence TTGATAGAGATTGAAGCCGAGATCGCCGAGAGACATTCACTTTTTCAAGGCATATTTCTGATTCGCCTAAATGCGCCCCAGATTGCTGAGATCGCCAAACCCGGACAGTTTATCCATCTTCAGTGCGGTAGAGGGATGAGCCATATCCTTAGGCGACCCTTCAGCATCGCTGGTAAAAGTGCTGATGGCTCGATAGAAATAATTTTTGAAGTCGTCGGGCGTGGAACGGCTTATTTAGCAAAAGCCCCAATTGGCGAGGCGCTCTCGGTCATCGGTCCCCTTGGAAACGGCTTTGATTCTACCAAGTTTAAGCTGGTAGACATCATAGCAGGAGGCATGGGGTTTCCACCTCTTCTGTTTTTAGCAAATGAGTTGGCAGACAGGGGGGTAAATTTTAACTTTTTCATTGGTGCAAGAACGGCGGGACGGATCGAGTTTCTGGCCAAGAGTCACTTGGGCCGTAAATTTAACCTAACCGAGCCCCGGGTTGCTACGGATGACGGAAGCCTTGGAAAGAGGGGAACGGTTCTCGATCTATACCACCAATCTCTAAACCAAAGAAACAAGCCAGAGGCAATCTTTGCTTGCGGTCCGAAACCGATGCTGAGGTCTCTTTCAAAATTGGCAGAAGAACATATCATAAACTGTTTTGTTTCGATGGAGGAGAATATGGCTTGCGGGATCGGCGCCTGTTTGAGTTGCACATGTAATGAGACATACGGCGATAAGAGAGTATGCGTAGAAGGGCCAGTCTTCGATTCTGGTGATATAAGATGGGATTAG